The following are encoded in a window of Alphaproteobacteria bacterium genomic DNA:
- a CDS encoding fumarylacetoacetate hydrolase family protein: MKLVRYGERGQERPGILDAAGGIRDLSSVVPDITGAALSPNTLDKLRALDPSKLPAVPGKPRYGAPIGDVRNLLCIGLNYTDHAEETNAPIPTQPILFAKHAQALSGPFDPVILPPGSRKLDWEVELAFVIGSPAWHVSEADALKHVAGYFVMNDISEREFQIEWEGQWQKGKSYPTFAPAGPWLVTADEIKDPQNLDLWLDLNGKRVQTGTTKRMIFSIAHIVAYLSRFVALTPGDIVTTGTPPGVGLGMKPPVFMKAGDTMRLGISGLGEQAQTVVPYNDAMGQAWNRGEGLKI; this comes from the coding sequence ATGAAGCTCGTCCGATACGGCGAACGCGGACAAGAACGCCCCGGAATTCTCGATGCGGCCGGCGGGATACGCGACCTTTCGTCCGTCGTGCCCGATATCACCGGCGCCGCGCTGTCGCCGAACACGCTCGACAAGCTGCGGGCGCTCGATCCATCGAAGCTTCCGGCCGTCCCCGGCAAGCCGCGCTACGGCGCGCCGATCGGCGACGTGCGCAATCTGCTGTGCATCGGCCTCAACTACACCGATCACGCCGAGGAAACCAACGCGCCGATCCCCACGCAGCCGATCCTGTTCGCCAAACATGCCCAAGCGCTCAGCGGCCCGTTCGACCCGGTGATCCTGCCGCCAGGCTCGCGCAAGCTGGATTGGGAAGTCGAGCTCGCCTTCGTCATCGGCTCGCCGGCCTGGCACGTTTCCGAAGCCGACGCCTTGAAGCATGTCGCCGGCTATTTCGTCATGAACGACATTTCGGAGCGCGAGTTTCAGATCGAGTGGGAAGGCCAATGGCAGAAGGGCAAGAGCTATCCGACCTTCGCGCCGGCCGGCCCTTGGCTCGTCACCGCCGACGAGATCAAGGATCCGCAAAATCTCGATCTTTGGCTCGACCTCAACGGGAAGCGCGTCCAGACCGGGACGACGAAGCGCATGATCTTCTCGATCGCGCATATCGTCGCGTATCTCAGCCGCTTCGTCGCGCTGACGCCCGGCGATATCGTGACGACGGGCACGCCCCCGGGCGTCGGTCTCGGCATGAAGCCGCCGGTCTTCATGAAAGCCGGCGACACGATGCGCTTGGGGATTTCCGGTCTGGGAGAACAAGCCCAAACGGTCGTCCCCTATAACGACGCGATGGGCCAAGCCTGGAATCGCGGCGAAGGCCTGAAAATCTGA
- a CDS encoding LacI family DNA-binding transcriptional regulator: MRQVAKAAGVSTATVSRAINKPEVVSQELRERIASVVERLGWVPDGAARALATRRSGVFGAVFPTLTHGDFARAAHAIQDELLKRGYTLLLACSEYDPKQEFQQARKFVERGVDALILVGQSHHADLAAFLDRQRVPTINTFAYDPTAHGTCVGPDNRKALYRLTKYLIEFGHTDFATIAQSTESNDRALARLEGTKDALAERGYAIRPQHMLFGRWSIDEGRKLCRQLMTTSPRPTAIVCGNPYLTIGAVLEAQEMGLRVPDDVSIVGYDDIEIMAQIAPPITTIRVQSDLVGRFAVAHLIARLEGRDAPVPFECDAEIVVRKSAGPAPRSAARRR; the protein is encoded by the coding sequence TTGCGCCAAGTCGCGAAAGCCGCCGGCGTATCGACCGCGACGGTCTCGCGCGCCATCAACAAACCCGAAGTCGTTTCGCAGGAGTTGCGCGAACGAATCGCCTCCGTCGTCGAACGTCTGGGCTGGGTCCCGGACGGCGCCGCGCGCGCATTGGCCACCCGCCGGTCGGGTGTATTCGGCGCGGTGTTCCCCACCCTGACCCACGGCGATTTCGCGCGCGCCGCGCACGCGATCCAAGACGAGCTTTTGAAGCGCGGCTACACGCTGCTGCTCGCCTGCTCGGAATACGATCCCAAGCAAGAATTCCAGCAAGCCCGCAAATTCGTCGAACGCGGCGTGGACGCGCTCATCCTCGTCGGGCAATCGCACCACGCGGATCTCGCCGCGTTTTTGGATCGCCAACGCGTCCCGACGATCAATACCTTCGCCTACGATCCGACGGCGCACGGCACCTGCGTGGGGCCGGACAATCGAAAAGCCCTGTATCGCCTGACGAAGTACCTGATCGAGTTCGGGCACACCGATTTCGCGACGATCGCGCAGTCGACCGAGAGTAACGATCGGGCGCTCGCGCGCCTGGAGGGCACGAAAGACGCGCTCGCCGAACGCGGTTACGCGATCCGCCCGCAGCATATGCTGTTCGGGCGATGGTCGATCGACGAAGGCCGCAAGCTTTGCCGCCAGTTGATGACGACGTCGCCCCGCCCCACGGCGATCGTCTGCGGCAATCCCTATTTGACGATCGGCGCCGTGCTGGAGGCGCAGGAGATGGGGCTGCGCGTGCCCGACGACGTCTCTATCGTCGGCTACGACGATATCGAGATCATGGCGCAGATCGCGCCGCCCATCACCACGATCCGCGTGCAGAGCGACTTGGTCGGGCGCTTCGCCGTCGCGCACCTCATCGCCCGATTGGAGGGCCGCGACGCGCCGGTTCCGTTCGAGTGCGACGCGGAGATCGTCGTTCGGAAATCCGCGGGTCCCGCCCCCCGATCGGCGGCGCGCCGCCGCTGA
- a CDS encoding 3-oxoacid CoA-transferase produces the protein MKVVEASEIASIIEPGDSILVSGSGGGHGVPETILAAIEARFLAHGQPRDLTLIHAVGIGDRQLQGAARFRHPGMLKRSITGALIDSPPLIQLALDDKIEAYSIPQGVIAQLTREIAAGRPGLITRTGLNTFVDPRQLGARQSKCAKEDLVELLTIDGQEWLRFKPFPLDVVLLRGTSADEDGNVTMEHEAIPGEMLSSAQAGRRLGAAVVVQVKRLAKRGTLNARQVKIPGILVDYIVVDPEQRQTYATVYNPAYSGELRVPLENLKRLPFSERKIIARRAAMEIVPGAICNLGAGISTGVSAVAAEENILDSIVLTNEQGFIGGAPLTGPDSGTAQNYDAMVDQPYQFDFYDGGGLDVAFLSFVEVDPSGNVNISRFGDKIVGIGGFINISQNARKVVFSGTFTAGGLQIAIEGGRLKIVREGRHAKFVPAIEQICYNGKMAEAEGRAAVFVTERAVFHATANGLRLVEVAPGIDIERDIVAHMAFKPLIADDIRTMDGRLFAEAPMGLAADIAKASRAARTPRRVVRRT, from the coding sequence ATGAAAGTCGTCGAGGCCTCTGAGATCGCCAGCATCATCGAACCCGGCGACAGTATTCTGGTGAGCGGTTCGGGCGGCGGACATGGCGTGCCGGAAACGATCCTGGCGGCGATCGAGGCGCGTTTCCTCGCGCATGGCCAGCCGCGCGACCTGACCTTGATCCATGCGGTGGGCATCGGCGATCGCCAGCTTCAAGGTGCCGCGCGCTTCCGTCATCCGGGAATGCTGAAACGCAGCATCACGGGTGCGCTGATCGACTCGCCGCCTTTGATCCAATTGGCGCTCGACGACAAGATCGAAGCCTATTCGATCCCGCAAGGTGTGATCGCGCAGCTGACGCGCGAGATCGCGGCCGGGCGCCCGGGCCTGATCACGCGGACCGGCCTCAACACCTTCGTCGATCCGCGCCAGCTGGGCGCGCGCCAGAGCAAATGCGCGAAGGAGGATCTGGTCGAACTCCTGACGATCGACGGACAAGAGTGGCTCCGGTTCAAGCCGTTTCCATTGGATGTCGTGCTGCTGCGGGGAACGTCGGCCGACGAGGACGGCAACGTCACGATGGAACACGAAGCGATCCCCGGCGAAATGCTGTCGAGCGCGCAAGCGGGCCGACGTCTCGGCGCCGCGGTCGTCGTGCAGGTCAAGCGCCTGGCGAAGCGCGGCACGCTCAATGCCCGCCAGGTGAAGATCCCGGGCATCCTGGTCGACTACATCGTCGTGGATCCCGAGCAGCGCCAGACATACGCGACGGTCTACAATCCCGCCTATTCGGGTGAACTTCGCGTTCCGTTGGAGAACTTGAAGCGTCTGCCGTTCTCGGAACGCAAGATCATCGCGCGGCGCGCGGCGATGGAGATCGTTCCGGGCGCGATCTGCAATCTCGGCGCCGGCATTTCGACGGGCGTTTCCGCCGTCGCCGCCGAGGAGAACATTCTCGACAGCATCGTGCTGACGAACGAGCAAGGCTTCATCGGCGGCGCGCCGCTGACCGGCCCGGATTCGGGCACCGCGCAGAACTACGACGCGATGGTCGATCAGCCCTACCAGTTCGATTTCTACGACGGCGGCGGGCTCGACGTCGCGTTCCTATCCTTCGTCGAAGTCGATCCGTCCGGGAACGTCAATATCAGCCGTTTCGGCGACAAGATCGTCGGCATCGGCGGATTCATCAATATCAGCCAGAACGCCCGGAAGGTCGTCTTCAGCGGCACGTTCACGGCCGGCGGGCTGCAAATCGCTATCGAGGGAGGGCGATTGAAGATCGTCCGCGAGGGGCGGCACGCCAAGTTCGTCCCGGCGATCGAACAGATTTGCTACAACGGCAAGATGGCGGAAGCGGAGGGACGCGCGGCCGTTTTCGTAACCGAACGCGCCGTGTTCCACGCCACGGCGAATGGGCTTCGGCTGGTCGAAGTCGCGCCGGGGATCGACATCGAGCGCGATATTGTCGCGCATATGGCGTTCAAGCCGCTGATCGCGGACGACATCCGCACCATGGATGGGCGCCTGTTCGCGGAAGCGCCGATGGGGCTGGCCGCCGATATCGCCAAAGCAAGCCGGGCCGCGCGGACCCCGCGCCGCGTCGTGCGGCGGACCTGA
- a CDS encoding shikimate dehydrogenase, with protein MSVAHSNVPDEVAYVNGRTRLFGIVGHPIEQVKSPELFGAEFERRGVNALMLPLHVLPDEFDATIGGLMRLANLDGLVFTIPYKARAVPLAGKIGSNGTKVGAINALRRNTDGVWEGDIFDGIGCVEAFRRRGLGFKGKTVQILGAGGAGAAIAVAVAHEAPARLRLFDPDAARAAELAARVKRVDPAIDTTTGPASADSADILINASPIGMLGDARLPLPVEKLAAGLVVFDAVVKPEVTPLLKLARDGGCVAFGGREMMLGQISKMVDFFGYEAAR; from the coding sequence ATGTCGGTCGCGCATTCCAACGTTCCGGACGAGGTCGCGTATGTCAACGGTCGCACGCGGCTGTTCGGCATCGTCGGTCATCCGATCGAGCAGGTGAAGTCGCCGGAACTTTTCGGCGCCGAGTTCGAACGCCGCGGCGTGAACGCGTTGATGCTGCCGCTGCATGTGCTGCCGGACGAATTCGACGCGACGATCGGCGGATTGATGCGTCTGGCGAATCTCGACGGGTTGGTCTTCACGATTCCCTACAAGGCGCGGGCGGTGCCGCTCGCCGGGAAGATCGGTTCGAACGGCACGAAGGTCGGCGCCATCAACGCCCTGCGGCGAAACACAGACGGCGTCTGGGAAGGCGATATTTTCGACGGGATCGGCTGCGTCGAAGCGTTCCGCCGGCGCGGCTTGGGATTCAAGGGCAAGACCGTGCAGATCCTCGGGGCCGGCGGCGCCGGCGCGGCGATCGCCGTCGCCGTCGCGCATGAAGCGCCCGCAAGATTGCGGCTGTTCGATCCGGACGCGGCGCGGGCGGCCGAATTGGCGGCGCGCGTGAAGCGCGTCGATCCGGCGATCGACACGACGACCGGCCCGGCGAGCGCGGATAGCGCCGATATTCTTATCAACGCGTCGCCCATCGGAATGTTGGGCGACGCCCGCCTGCCGTTGCCGGTCGAAAAGCTGGCCGCCGGACTCGTCGTATTCGACGCTGTGGTGAAGCCGGAAGTCACGCCCCTGCTGAAGCTCGCGCGCGACGGCGGCTGCGTCGCCTTCGGCGGCCGCGAAATGATGCTCGGGCAGATCAGCAAGATGGTCGATTTCTTCGGCTACGAGGCGGCGCGATGA
- a CDS encoding SDR family oxidoreductase translates to MNGARVLIVGGGGMLGRKLARRLLAQGRIGKRPLGSVHLVDLKAPEIADLGTAASAEAVDIVAGDLDGLLARRAPDYIFHLAAIVSGEAEQNFPLGYAVNVEGTRRLLEAARLAANRPRFVFSSSLAVFGGRLPDIVPDSQRTTPQSSYGAQKAIGELLVADYARKAYVDGVALRLPTIVVRPGAPNKAASSFLSSILREPLAGKDAVLPVADDVAAWIASPGIAIQSLIHAAEIDMATLGADHALTGRGITVTAGEMLDALSRVAGAKAVARVRRSPDDTIARIVGSWPRAFACDAATRFGFPVDESIDAIIRAYIDEELSGIVVA, encoded by the coding sequence ATGAACGGCGCGCGCGTACTTATCGTCGGCGGCGGGGGCATGCTGGGCCGCAAACTCGCGCGCCGCTTGCTGGCGCAGGGCCGTATCGGCAAGCGCCCCCTTGGTTCCGTGCATCTCGTCGATCTCAAGGCGCCCGAAATCGCCGATCTCGGCACGGCGGCGTCCGCCGAAGCCGTGGATATCGTCGCGGGCGATTTGGACGGCCTGCTGGCGCGCCGCGCGCCCGACTACATCTTTCATCTCGCGGCGATCGTCTCGGGCGAAGCCGAGCAGAATTTCCCGCTCGGCTACGCGGTCAACGTCGAAGGGACGCGACGTCTGCTCGAAGCGGCACGCCTTGCGGCGAACCGCCCGCGTTTCGTGTTCTCGTCCTCGCTCGCCGTCTTCGGCGGCCGGTTGCCCGATATCGTCCCCGACAGCCAGCGCACGACGCCGCAATCTTCCTACGGCGCGCAAAAAGCGATCGGCGAACTGCTCGTCGCCGACTACGCCCGTAAAGCCTATGTCGACGGTGTCGCGCTACGTTTGCCGACGATCGTCGTGCGCCCGGGTGCCCCGAACAAGGCGGCATCGAGTTTCCTGTCGTCGATTTTGCGCGAGCCGCTTGCCGGTAAGGACGCGGTACTACCCGTCGCCGACGACGTGGCCGCATGGATCGCATCGCCCGGCATCGCCATCCAATCCCTGATCCATGCAGCCGAAATCGATATGGCCACGCTTGGCGCGGATCATGCGCTGACGGGCCGGGGCATCACCGTGACCGCGGGCGAAATGTTGGATGCCTTGTCGCGCGTCGCGGGCGCCAAGGCGGTCGCGCGCGTGCGCCGGTCCCCCGACGATACGATCGCGCGGATCGTCGGATCGTGGCCGAGAGCCTTCGCATGCGATGCGGCCACTCGGTTCGGGTTCCCCGTCGACGAAAGTATCGATGCGATCATACGGGCATATATCGACGAAGAACTAAGCGGTATCGTAGTGGCTTGA
- a CDS encoding four-carbon acid sugar kinase family protein — MRLGVIADDFTGASDAANTLVRGFMATVQSVGIPQGAAPDCDALVVSLKTRTIPVADAVRESLAALEWLIAAGCEQFLFKYCSTFDSTKDGNIGPVAQALRARLGAKMAIVCPVAPSLGRTLYQGNLFVNGTPLAESGMRNHPLTPMTDSDIRRWLSYQTDVPVGLVAYETVKKGASAVRAALDAAIAKGQGFAVTDAVDDADLLVLGEAVADDVLVTGGSGIGKGLAANFVKSGKAAKPMAEPFIAGPGVALCGSCSEASRRQVKAHAASHPALAISADAVIEKRMDVAVALDFARANKDKSPLIYSSADPAEVRAAQQRYGTTVAAEALESFFGKLAVALRDAGFTRLAIGGGETSGAVVSALGVTTMRVGPEIDPGVPVLTVAGASPYRLALKSGNFGADDFFAAALGALATGKGRG; from the coding sequence ATGCGGCTTGGCGTGATCGCCGACGATTTCACCGGCGCGAGCGACGCCGCGAATACGCTGGTGCGCGGCTTCATGGCGACGGTTCAGTCGGTCGGCATACCGCAAGGTGCGGCTCCCGATTGCGACGCGCTGGTCGTTTCGTTGAAGACGCGCACGATTCCCGTCGCCGATGCCGTGCGCGAATCATTGGCGGCGCTGGAATGGTTGATCGCGGCGGGCTGCGAACAATTTCTGTTCAAGTATTGCTCGACCTTCGATTCCACGAAGGACGGCAATATCGGCCCGGTTGCGCAAGCCTTGCGCGCCAGGCTCGGCGCCAAGATGGCGATCGTCTGCCCGGTGGCGCCGTCGCTCGGCCGCACGCTTTACCAGGGCAATCTGTTCGTCAACGGCACGCCATTGGCGGAATCGGGCATGCGCAACCATCCGCTGACGCCGATGACCGATTCCGATATTCGCCGCTGGCTGTCGTACCAAACCGATGTGCCGGTCGGCTTGGTTGCCTATGAGACCGTGAAGAAAGGCGCCAGCGCCGTGCGCGCGGCCCTCGATGCCGCCATCGCGAAGGGGCAGGGCTTCGCCGTGACCGATGCGGTCGACGACGCGGATCTTCTGGTTTTGGGCGAAGCGGTTGCCGACGACGTTCTCGTGACCGGCGGCTCGGGCATCGGCAAGGGGCTCGCGGCGAATTTCGTCAAAAGCGGCAAGGCGGCGAAACCGATGGCCGAGCCCTTCATCGCGGGGCCGGGTGTGGCGTTGTGCGGCTCGTGCTCGGAAGCGTCGCGCCGCCAAGTGAAAGCGCATGCCGCGTCGCATCCTGCGCTGGCGATTTCCGCCGATGCGGTGATCGAAAAGCGTATGGATGTCGCCGTGGCGCTCGATTTCGCCCGCGCCAATAAAGATAAGTCGCCGCTGATCTATTCGAGCGCCGATCCCGCCGAGGTGCGCGCCGCGCAACAGCGTTACGGAACGACGGTCGCGGCCGAAGCGCTCGAAAGCTTCTTCGGCAAGCTGGCGGTGGCGTTGCGCGACGCGGGTTTCACGCGTTTGGCGATCGGCGGCGGCGAAACCTCGGGCGCCGTCGTTTCGGCGTTGGGCGTTACGACGATGCGCGTCGGGCCGGAGATCGACCCCGGCGTGCCGGTCTTGACCGTCGCGGGCGCGTCGCCCTATCGCTTGGCGCTCAAAAGCGGCAATTTCGGCGCGGACGATTTTTTCGCGGCGGCGCTTGGCGCTCTCGCGACCGGCAAGGGCAGGGGCTAA
- a CDS encoding TIM barrel protein: protein MAKFSANLGFLWTELPLAQRIAAAAHAGFGAVELHWPYEVPAADVARACAQHRVKLLALNSPLGDTAKGEFGLAALPGREKDFLASMRIAADYASRAGAASVHVMAGLIDPSVVAEARPAFLRNLRAAADIAGEKGLRILLEPLNRRDKPGYFYSTIAPALEIIGELGFPHLRLMFDVYHVAVMEGDVTKKLEAHLASIGHVQIAAVPSRAEPDEGEIDFGHIVRALDRLGYEGWIGAEYKPRTTTQEGLGWYDRFRSI from the coding sequence ATGGCGAAATTCTCCGCCAATCTCGGGTTTTTGTGGACCGAACTTCCGCTGGCGCAGCGGATCGCTGCGGCGGCGCATGCGGGTTTCGGCGCGGTGGAATTGCATTGGCCGTACGAAGTTCCGGCGGCGGATGTCGCGCGGGCTTGCGCGCAACACCGGGTCAAGCTTCTGGCGCTCAACTCGCCGCTCGGCGACACGGCGAAAGGCGAGTTCGGATTGGCGGCCTTGCCGGGCCGCGAGAAGGATTTTCTGGCGTCGATGCGCATTGCCGCCGACTACGCTTCGCGTGCCGGCGCCGCGAGCGTTCATGTGATGGCGGGGCTGATCGATCCATCGGTCGTCGCGGAAGCCCGTCCGGCTTTCTTACGGAACCTTCGCGCCGCCGCCGATATCGCGGGCGAGAAGGGGCTCCGGATTCTGCTCGAGCCGCTCAATCGGCGGGACAAGCCCGGATATTTCTATTCGACGATCGCACCAGCGCTCGAAATCATCGGCGAGCTCGGTTTCCCGCATCTCCGTTTGATGTTCGACGTCTATCATGTCGCGGTCATGGAAGGCGACGTGACGAAGAAACTGGAAGCCCATCTGGCGTCGATCGGCCATGTCCAGATCGCGGCGGTTCCCAGCCGCGCGGAGCCGGACGAAGGCGAGATCGATTTCGGTCATATCGTCCGGGCATTGGATCGACTGGGCTATGAAGGTTGGATCGGCGCAGAATACAAGCCGCGCACGACGACCCAAGAGGGGCTTGGCTGGTACGATCGATTTCGGAGTATCTGA
- a CDS encoding aldolase — protein MSSSETGIREWIARHGESLYVRGYAHGSSGNISARVEGGFLISPTNSCLGRLDPARISKVTDDGTHVGGDKPSKEAFLHLAMYRKRPVSKAIVHLHSTHCVAVSCMCHDDTGDVLPPITAYYVMRIGKLPLVPYYPPGERSLADAVAALAEKHNAVLLANHGPIVAGKSLDDAVYSVEELEETAKLYLLLNGPKALSYLTQAQVTQLGELFPS, from the coding sequence GTGAGCAGCAGCGAAACGGGGATCCGCGAATGGATCGCGCGCCACGGAGAATCCCTTTATGTACGTGGCTACGCGCACGGTAGTTCGGGCAATATCAGCGCGCGCGTCGAAGGTGGCTTCCTGATCTCGCCGACCAATTCCTGCTTGGGGCGGCTCGATCCTGCGCGCATCTCTAAAGTTACGGATGACGGCACGCATGTCGGCGGGGACAAGCCGTCGAAAGAAGCGTTTCTGCATCTCGCGATGTATCGCAAACGCCCGGTATCCAAGGCGATTGTGCATTTGCATTCCACGCATTGTGTCGCGGTGTCGTGCATGTGCCACGACGACACCGGCGACGTGTTGCCGCCGATCACGGCCTATTACGTGATGCGCATCGGCAAGCTGCCGCTCGTGCCCTACTATCCGCCGGGCGAGCGTTCGCTCGCCGACGCGGTCGCGGCCTTGGCCGAGAAGCACAATGCCGTGCTGCTCGCCAATCACGGCCCCATCGTCGCGGGCAAATCGCTCGACGACGCGGTCTATTCCGTCGAGGAACTCGAGGAGACGGCAAAGCTCTATCTGCTGCTTAATGGCCCGAAGGCGCTCAGCTATCTGACCCAGGCGCAAGTTACGCAACTCGGCGAGTTGTTCCCAAGCTGA
- a CDS encoding dihydrodipicolinate synthase family protein, giving the protein MFDFTKGIYAACVTPFWSNGSIDWPSLRAYFAEVVAGSPDGLVVNTVLGEAAALSLTEAVDIVARARDAARGVCAVVTGIDTRWGTIGETVQDLSEAGAEGFLISAGGTRASIAGADDLLAVDQLSSLAMSENLTTDEVSFLDDRKRGCLGAVLGFAGLPTSKMVALNRFLDRGDMQQAERLWGEIEPWAKFCATGDAGRFVTIAKQILYRQRVIASATTRAPIAPPNRDLLEAIDGFFVRHRLDKPENLPPGFILARTAMPR; this is encoded by the coding sequence GTGTTCGATTTTACGAAGGGAATTTACGCGGCTTGCGTGACGCCGTTCTGGTCGAACGGTTCGATTGACTGGCCGTCCTTGCGTGCATATTTCGCAGAAGTCGTCGCTGGATCACCGGACGGCTTGGTTGTGAATACCGTCCTCGGTGAAGCCGCCGCACTTTCTCTCACAGAGGCGGTTGACATCGTTGCCCGGGCTAGGGATGCAGCGCGCGGTGTCTGCGCCGTCGTGACCGGCATCGATACGAGGTGGGGTACAATAGGCGAAACAGTGCAAGATTTGTCTGAAGCTGGTGCTGAAGGATTCTTGATTTCGGCCGGTGGAACGCGAGCGTCGATCGCTGGTGCGGACGATCTATTGGCAGTCGACCAGCTCTCGTCCTTGGCGATGTCAGAGAATCTGACGACCGACGAAGTGTCCTTTCTTGACGATCGCAAGAGGGGATGTCTCGGTGCAGTTCTCGGCTTCGCGGGATTGCCGACGTCTAAGATGGTTGCGCTCAACCGTTTTCTGGACCGCGGTGATATGCAGCAAGCTGAACGTCTTTGGGGCGAGATCGAGCCTTGGGCCAAGTTTTGCGCGACGGGGGACGCCGGCAGGTTCGTGACGATCGCCAAGCAGATTCTATACCGTCAACGTGTAATCGCTAGCGCCACAACGCGAGCACCGATCGCTCCCCCGAATCGGGATTTACTTGAGGCGATCGATGGTTTTTTTGTGCGCCACCGTCTAGATAAGCCGGAGAACTTGCCGCCCGGATTTATACTCGCCCGTACAGCAATGCCTCGATGA